DNA from Grus americana isolate bGruAme1 chromosome 6, bGruAme1.mat, whole genome shotgun sequence:
GACATCAAAGTTGTGGACTTTGGGAGTGCAACATATGATGATGAGTATCATAGCACTTTGGTGTCTACAAGACATTACAGAGCTCCTGAAGTTATCCTAGGTCAGTAGAAGGCCCTTAGGCTGACCTTTCACGTAGGGGTGGTTGTACACTGTTGATCTGTGTTACAGAAGTGGTGTGTGTCTTGCTTGAGCTCTTGAACTGTTGGCAGTCTGGTATAAACATAAACCCTCTGAATCTTTCCACAGCACTGGGCTGGGCACAACCATGTGATGTCTGGAGCATAGGATGTATTCTTATAGAATACTACCTTGGATTCACGGTATTTCCGGTAGGTAACTATGAACCTCAAAATGATGCTTCTCAACTTGGTGAACATACACTACAGAGAGGTAGGAATCTGTGCAAAAAAGTAAGCTATGTTTCTCTGTAATGCCAAGTTGAAGAGACCAGAAGCTGTAGGCATAAAGGAATTGGCTCAGCAGATTTCTACAGGTTGCTTTGAGTAAACATTTTGGCAGCAGCTTGGTATGAAGGCTCACCCTGTTAACATCTGTCATTTACAAGCCACACTAATAACAGCTGTAGCTTCATCTATCACCATCAGCAAATACTACTCAAATACCCAAATTCTGTCATCTTGACAGTAGTGCTGGAACTTGGAAgttgcaggggtgggggggaggaagcagggtcaggggggaaaaaaaaaaacaaacccaaaacctccaGTACACTATAACTTCAGGAAATGGATGGCTACagccttgctttttttttttttccttaatctgAAATTGTAGATTGGTTGCAGGGTACAGTCAGCAGTGAAGTAAGGTCAGTGTATGTTTTTTGGTAACTGCCTGTAACAATGAACAAATATGCCTGTCTTAATTTCCTTCCAGACTCATGACAGCAAAGAACACCTGGCAATGATGGAGCGAATACTGGGGCCTTTACCAAACCACATGATAAAGAAAACCAGGTAAGTACATTTTTCCATACCTAGGCTGCtatagtttaatttattttcagatttggtTTAATTAGCAAACTTAAAGCATAATAAACTCAGATTCATCCTTTTGCTCTATTTAACAAGCTGGCCCCTCTTGCGGAATATTCCCAGATCAGTTCCCAGCTTGTGAGCAAACATGCTGATAAACTTCTAGACAAGGGACAAAACATGATCTTTGGCTAACAATCCGTGGTCTGTTTGTTTAAGGAAACGCAAATATTTCCATCATGACCAACTGGATTGGGATGAACACAGTTCTGCTGGTAGATATGTCTCAAGGCGTTGTAAGCCACTGAAGGTAAGAtgacaggaaggaaaatgcttttggaGAGAGCAGCTGCAATTGAAAGTAATAACCCcacattttgttgtttttcttcatgaagGAATTCATGACCTGCCATGATTCTGACCATGAGAACCTCTTTGACCTCATTCAAAAGATGTTGGAGTATGACCCAGCCAAGCGCATTACTCTTGAAGAAGCACTGAaacatcctttcttcttcccattgaaagagaagcaaagggCGCTGTCTCCTATTGCTGAGCAGGCTGACACTGATGTTAGTCCACCAAAGAAACAtaagaaatgttaaatatttattgtataCAGTTATTTTGTAAATGCCCTATTTTATATTATGACTTTTTGGATAGTGAAGTTTAATCCAGCTGCTGgcataaaatttatttaaggaaaacacACTGATGAACACAGTTGTTTTTCCTCAGTAAATAGAACTCTCAGGCCAGGTGCACTTTTAACATGTGGAAAAGAGCACCCATGACTCTACAAAACAGACCGCCTAACAGCAAGAAAGTATTATTCTAAATATATTCTATTCAACTGtcactggaaaagcaaaagaccTAGGACTGACTGTTACCCTTAGCATGACTGATGTTTCCTTTTTGGGTCCGAGAACAGAGACAGCCCTTGACATTAAGTGTAAGGATGGCCtttattcataaaaaaaaaaattacaaaggaagATGACTGTAGTATTGAACAGATTGCACCATGATCAccaattttaattattattattttgttaattttaacaGGTGTACTCTCAGTACCAGTATTTCAGTTAATGCTCATTATTTAGCTTACAATAGTATAGACATCACTCTTAgcaaaaatctttcttaaatTATGAGCCGTCCTGAGAATTTCCACTAGGAATCCAGGTTCTGGGGAACAGGTAAGCTGTTTGGTTTAACACATCAACTGCCAGCATAAAATAATCTCTGCACTTCAGGGGGAGGGGGTAGAGTTTAGTCTCTTACCTTCCAGCAGTCATGCATTTGCAGAGCAGTGCAAGCCAGCtgtcccgcccccccccccccccccccccagccctgctgttgGGCAGCTGTACCTGGAACCTTCTCTCTGCCTGAGAGAAGTGGCAGCAAGGCTGCCCCAGAATTGATGCCTGGACAGGACCCAGAGCTCGCAGGAGTGGGGCAGTTAGTACAGAGGATTGCTTTATGCTGAAAGTACAATGATGAGAAAGGCCTTGGGGAGATGGGGTTATTTGGAGCAAGTGGTGCGGATGGAAGTGTCACACCAAGTTACCACACAAGCCATGGCCTCCTAACTTGGGAGGCTTTTTACAATTTAATTTGCAAACAGAACTGCCATAAATCCCATTCACCATATCATGTCTACTCCAATATAGATAGAAAACCCAAGGGGTAAAATGGATTTCGTTGCAGAAGGCCTTAAATTACATTATTACAGTAGAAAATACAGGAGGTAGAATATAACTGAAAGGACAAATGCAGGTTAGAGTTAAATCTAGAATAGCTCCTGTAAGCTACTTAAAACatggtttttaaaaactaaatccAGTATTTCAATAACTATAGAAAAACGGTTAAAATAAATTGCCATGAGAGCCCTTATATCATGCTTGATACAGGGAGGTAGGATGTAAGAATCAGGACACATGAGACATGACACTTATCTACAACTCCTGTTTGCTTTACTGAGGACAGAGTTTCACAGGTCAGTCACCCTCTTCAGCTTCAGACTCTGACtctggaacagagagagagagctgtCAACAGGCTGCCAGCAGGTcagtccccccagcccccacccTGCATCCCACTAAGAGCTGCTGTTGTGTCCACATGCATTTCACTGGCAAGTTTTTCTAACCAGTACCAGGGGCACACCTAGTGTTAGGGACAATTAAAataccaccacccccccacccccctcaaAGCACTAGTGCATTAAGGTTCCCAAAATTCACAAGCTCAGCTTGGGAGCCAAGCTGCTGGTTACCTTCTTCAGCATTCTTGAGCCATTCCACAAACTTTTTCATTTGCTCCAGAAAGACACTCTTTCCCTTTGCAAGGTGTGCATCTTTATACCACTTGAGGATGGGTTCTTCACTCAGAACTTCAGCTGTAAGACATACAGGAGCAGTATTACTAACACAGCAAACCACCCAACACCAGCTCCTGAGAACCCTGGACTTCCCCCTGGAAGCACTACACCATATCCTCCATGGCTGTGCATGCATGCCCTAGGAGTGCCTCCTATTTGAAATTCTGAGCACCATGCATTTTAGAGTGGCTGCCCAGGTTTCCTGAGCACTGCATCTAGGAGCTGCAGTTTGACCCCCACCAAATCTTGAGTATTTCACAGCTATCTGAGATGCCACACTAAGGAAAGCTTCAGTCAACAGCTAAGAATGGATGCAAATTAAAGCCCAAGGTACAACATAGGAagtgtttaacttttttttttttaattttacaagtACAATATAGTCTTCAGTTTAACAACAAGCTTCCTTACATTCCTGTGATGGTTCCACAGGTGCACAAGCATGTTTTTTCAGTAACACCTTGTAACAGCGAGTCTAGAGCAGTCCAGAACACCTTGGTGGGCTGTCTCTGGCTGTTCAGTCAGTGTTCAGATACACTATTGCCTATCTTTCCTTAACttagaaaatttaaatttagcTTTCATCTACCACAGCTCGAGCTGCAGTAGACAGGCATCCCCCCCATCTAGAGTAGTACCTCCCATGTGCCAAGAACAGCTGCATCCACCTTTGCATTTTACTGCTCCAACTTTgcaaagagaaggcagaaaattcTTCAGCTCATAAAGTACAATGTTGTAGCACTGATCTTCCGTAAAGGTCTTACCAGAACTGAAGCATTCTGCAactacagctttaaaaaacccccagccacccccaccaaaaaaccacaaccaccCCCCAAAAGCCCCACAAACCTACAACCTCACAGAAGTTACCTTTATAGAAGAGCACCACTATTTTCTGGAAGGCCTTCATGAAGTGAATGTTGTCATAACAATACTCCTGAATCTTCAACAGAAGAGTCAACTCTGACTGACCTTGAGTAGTAAAGGCAGCAAGTAGAGGGCTGTATTGCTGTAAGAGGAATGACAAATTGGCACACACAGAGCACTGCACCTTCATCACCCGACTAGACCAGTTTTACACAGTTCCATCAGCCACAGCTTTGAAATGTGCAACTCCCCCAACCCCAGAGTGCTTCTGCAGAGGTGATACTGCTTTTCCCTCGGTAACATGGACTGTAATACCACAGTTACAAAGGGAAGAATTCCCTCtcta
Protein-coding regions in this window:
- the CLK1 gene encoding dual specificity protein kinase CLK1 isoform X4, whose product is MLAWFEYHGHVCIVFELLGLSTYDFIKENGFLPFRLDHIRQMAYQICKSVNFLHLNKLTHTDLKPENILFVTSDYVEEYNPKLKCDEHTPKNPDIKVVDFGSATYDDEYHSTLVSTRHYRAPEVILALGWAQPCDVWSIGCILIEYYLGFTVFPTHDSKEHLAMMERILGPLPNHMIKKTRKRKYFHHDQLDWDEHSSAGRYVSRRCKPLKEFMTCHDSDHENLFDLIQKMLEYDPAKRITLEEALKHPFFFPLKEKQRALSPIAEQADTDVSPPKKHKKC